One genomic region from Dermacentor albipictus isolate Rhodes 1998 colony unplaced genomic scaffold, USDA_Dalb.pri_finalv2 scaffold_13, whole genome shotgun sequence encodes:
- the LOC135917793 gene encoding neprilysin-like isoform X2: MQASPRDPTNVSSRRLPKGTRSSRKFATSRSKMERLKTASAAKVPGDRTAAATDRSKTSKAPTSPAPPREHRDRPAAPTENRIALNFEPTRVSFTSGPAPESHGHPSESLLQATVRPLPVRPDSRLPHALRIRKGGEQDPPQGGGVATTGQAPPYPRKSTVGVDSMGPRRSKRKRAAESLANAASAEPAAVGPRAVLAMAVACLATVLVITALVAYIRSTLHPWHQERDDGMCRNPPCRGYAQLFLVNVNWTVNPCSDFEAYVCSKWKPSSDPYAYGSALATYAIQEWFNVFHTMIVEGPKHFAAARKAQAMFEACLTNSTANGSSAALLRQFMLERKIPWPDDPLPNASPLGVLVDLAYNWRLNVWFQLKARRTPQRAPHILIIASADFSPLWSAYKETAMRAEGIVPYWNRFHDAFAAHQPRRSEEEIEKIENVEQNVLAELHQVFDKDVAAPCEFLLKDIASITTNLSSQRWIEELNANARVHGGYGLSDRIVASDVALLEAVGKLFSKFDRRSLLLHISWFFIQAFAPLEHRSLLPISTEGTWHSMERRRRLCSTRVEMSYKVLIRSLVALTIFTAQSRKAISGYLGLVTQLARNKMSALSWFADESFTRAASSKFQSSTVVLWPPKDLLTDEGLTAMYANFSANEVSVVEHWVNGMKAKRALRKQPKYEEVQDYPLSFMQPLFRYDYIMNRVLISAAALRMPAYSGQGTKAMLYGGLGFSYALQLVKALDPGGLRVDADGNVHSWAPKGWSEAIANRSTLCHGLSSGKSLFPEVPALEVAHAAYEMAPGDTPHPGRVTMAFNEDQVFFITVCLSLCNLSPTFGSIRGDCNKAVANFANFARAFKCAPRDPMNPETRCSFFN; this comes from the exons GGCTTCCGAAAGGGACCAGGTCGTCCCGAAAGTTCGCCACTTCGCGCAGCAAGATGGAGCGGCTGAAGACGGCCTCCGCCGCGAAGGTGCCCGGCGACCGCACTGCAGCGGCAACGGACCGCAGCAAGACGAGCAAGGCGCCGACTTCCCCGGCCCCGCCCAGAGAACATCGCGACAGACCCGCGGCGCCCACCGAGAACCGCATCGCGCTGAACTTTGAACCAACGAGGGTGTCGTTCACGAGTGGGCCTGCGCCCGAGTCACACGGCCACCCTAGCGAGTCTTTACTCCAGGCGACCGTACGGCCTCTACCAG TGCGGCCTGATTCTCGACTTCCTCACGCGCTGCGGATCCGAAAAGGCGGCGAACAGGATCCACCTCAAGGAGGTGGGGTGGCGACCACCGGGCAGGCGCCTCCTTACCCGAGAAAATCGACCGTTGGCGTGGACAGCATGGGGCCGCGGCGAAGCAAGAGGAAGAGAGCGGCAGAGTCC CTTGCAAATGCGGCATCTGCCGAACCGGCTGCCGTCGGTCCACGGGCAGTGTTGGCCATGGCTGTGGCATGCTTGGCAACGGTGCTGGTGATCACCGCACTGGTGGCCTACATAAGATCGACGCTTCATCCGTGGCACCAGGAGCGGGACGACGGCATGTGTCGAAACCCTCCGTGCCGTGGCTATGCGCAACTCTTTTTGGTGAACGTCAACTGGACGGTGAATCCGTGCAGCGACTTCGAGGCGTACGTCTGCTCCAAGTGGAAGCCATCGAGCGACCCTTATGCATACGGCTCGGCCCTGGCCACGTACGCTATCCAGGAGTGGTTTAACGTGTTCCACACAATGATCGTCGAAGGCCCCAAACATTTTGCGGCCGCAAGGAAGGCGCAGGCAATGTTCGAGGCCTGTCTTACCAACAGCACCGCTAACGGGTCTTCGGCGGCGTTGTTGAGGCAGTTCATGCTCGAAAGAAAGATACCGTGGCCGGACGATCCACTCCCTAACGCCAGTCCACTGGGCGTCCTTGTGGACCTTGCGTACAACTGGCGACTCAATGTGTGGTTTCAGCTGAAAGCGCGGAGGACGCCTCAAAGAGCGCCGCATATTTTGATAATCGCATCGGCTGACTTTTCTCCGCTGTGGAGCGCCTATAAAGAAACGGCCATGAGAGCGGAAGGCATCGTCCCCTACTGGAATAGGTTCCACGATGCTTTCGCGGCGCATCAGCCCCGAcgcagtgaggaagaaattgaaaaaatCGAGAATGTCGAGCAGAACGTGCTTGCCGAGCTCCACCAAGTTTTTGATAAAGATGTAGCCGCACCTTGTGAGTTCTTGCTAAAAGACATAGCAAGTATTACGACTAATTTGTCGTCACAGCGATGGATAGAAGAGCTAAACGCGAACGCACGGGTGCATGGTGGTTACGGTCTGTCAGATCGCATCGTTGCAAGCGACGTGGCCCTCCTAGAGGCTGTGGGCAAGCTATTTTCCAAGTTCGACAGGCGTTCGCTGTTACTGCATATTTCCTGGTTTTTCATTCAAGCCTTTGCTCCACTTGAACACCGCAGCCTTCTGCCGATAAGCACGGAAGGTACTTGGCATTCCATGGAGAGGCGTCGCAGGCTCTGCTCCACACGAGTTGAAATGTCGTACAAGGTGCTCATCAGATCACTCGTGGCTCTTACAATTTTTACGGCACAGTCCAGAAAGGCAATCAGTGGCTATCTTGGCCTTGTGACGCAGCTGGCGCGGAACAAAATGTCCGCTCTTTCCTGGTTCGCTGATGAATCGTTCACGCGTGCCGCATCGTCGAAGTTTCAGAGCAGCACAGTAGTCCTATGGCCACCCAAAGACTTACTAACCGACGAAGGCCTGACCGCCATGTACGCCAATTTCTCGGCCAACGAGGTCTCCGTGGTCGAGCACTGGGTGAATGGCATGAAAGCCAAACGTGCCCTGCGAAAGCAACCAAAATACGAAGAGGTCCAGGATTACCCACTAAGCTTTATGCAGCCGCTGTTTCGGTATGACTATATCATGAACAGAGTGCTCATATCGGCGGCAGCTCTGCGCATGCCTGCGTACTCGGGGCAAGGCACAAAAGCAATGCTTTATGGCGGGCTGGGTTTCTCGTACGCTTTACAGCTGGTGAAGGCTTTAGACCCAGGAGGTCTCAGAGTGGACGCTGACGGAAATGTCCACTCGTGGGCTCCAAAGGGGTGGAGTGAAGCGATCGCCAACAGGTCGACCTTGTGCCATGGGTTGTCTTCAGGCAAGAGTCTCTTTCCGGAAGTTCCGGCGCTAGAAGTGGCACACGCCGCTTACGAGATGGCACCTGGTGATACGCCGCATCCCGGCCGCGTAACCATGGCGTTCAACGAGGACCAAGTGTTCTTCATCACTGTCTGCCTCAGCCTTTGCAACCTGTCGCCAACC
- the LOC135917793 gene encoding neprilysin-like isoform X1, whose amino-acid sequence MQASPRDPTNVSSRRLPKGTRSSRKFATSRSKMERLKTASAAKVPGDRTAAATDRSKTSKAPTSPAPPREHRDRPAAPTENRIALNFEPTRVSFTSGPAPESHGHPSESLLQATVRPLPVRPDSRLPHALRIRKGGEQDPPQGGGVATTGQAPPYPRKSTVGVDSMGPRRSKRKRAAESCSHSGKTKLTHLQRKLANAASAEPAAVGPRAVLAMAVACLATVLVITALVAYIRSTLHPWHQERDDGMCRNPPCRGYAQLFLVNVNWTVNPCSDFEAYVCSKWKPSSDPYAYGSALATYAIQEWFNVFHTMIVEGPKHFAAARKAQAMFEACLTNSTANGSSAALLRQFMLERKIPWPDDPLPNASPLGVLVDLAYNWRLNVWFQLKARRTPQRAPHILIIASADFSPLWSAYKETAMRAEGIVPYWNRFHDAFAAHQPRRSEEEIEKIENVEQNVLAELHQVFDKDVAAPCEFLLKDIASITTNLSSQRWIEELNANARVHGGYGLSDRIVASDVALLEAVGKLFSKFDRRSLLLHISWFFIQAFAPLEHRSLLPISTEGTWHSMERRRRLCSTRVEMSYKVLIRSLVALTIFTAQSRKAISGYLGLVTQLARNKMSALSWFADESFTRAASSKFQSSTVVLWPPKDLLTDEGLTAMYANFSANEVSVVEHWVNGMKAKRALRKQPKYEEVQDYPLSFMQPLFRYDYIMNRVLISAAALRMPAYSGQGTKAMLYGGLGFSYALQLVKALDPGGLRVDADGNVHSWAPKGWSEAIANRSTLCHGLSSGKSLFPEVPALEVAHAAYEMAPGDTPHPGRVTMAFNEDQVFFITVCLSLCNLSPTFGSIRGDCNKAVANFANFARAFKCAPRDPMNPETRCSFFN is encoded by the exons GGCTTCCGAAAGGGACCAGGTCGTCCCGAAAGTTCGCCACTTCGCGCAGCAAGATGGAGCGGCTGAAGACGGCCTCCGCCGCGAAGGTGCCCGGCGACCGCACTGCAGCGGCAACGGACCGCAGCAAGACGAGCAAGGCGCCGACTTCCCCGGCCCCGCCCAGAGAACATCGCGACAGACCCGCGGCGCCCACCGAGAACCGCATCGCGCTGAACTTTGAACCAACGAGGGTGTCGTTCACGAGTGGGCCTGCGCCCGAGTCACACGGCCACCCTAGCGAGTCTTTACTCCAGGCGACCGTACGGCCTCTACCAG TGCGGCCTGATTCTCGACTTCCTCACGCGCTGCGGATCCGAAAAGGCGGCGAACAGGATCCACCTCAAGGAGGTGGGGTGGCGACCACCGGGCAGGCGCCTCCTTACCCGAGAAAATCGACCGTTGGCGTGGACAGCATGGGGCCGCGGCGAAGCAAGAGGAAGAGAGCGGCAGAGTCC tGTTCGCACTCTGGAAAAACAAAGCTTACGCATTTGCAACGAAAG CTTGCAAATGCGGCATCTGCCGAACCGGCTGCCGTCGGTCCACGGGCAGTGTTGGCCATGGCTGTGGCATGCTTGGCAACGGTGCTGGTGATCACCGCACTGGTGGCCTACATAAGATCGACGCTTCATCCGTGGCACCAGGAGCGGGACGACGGCATGTGTCGAAACCCTCCGTGCCGTGGCTATGCGCAACTCTTTTTGGTGAACGTCAACTGGACGGTGAATCCGTGCAGCGACTTCGAGGCGTACGTCTGCTCCAAGTGGAAGCCATCGAGCGACCCTTATGCATACGGCTCGGCCCTGGCCACGTACGCTATCCAGGAGTGGTTTAACGTGTTCCACACAATGATCGTCGAAGGCCCCAAACATTTTGCGGCCGCAAGGAAGGCGCAGGCAATGTTCGAGGCCTGTCTTACCAACAGCACCGCTAACGGGTCTTCGGCGGCGTTGTTGAGGCAGTTCATGCTCGAAAGAAAGATACCGTGGCCGGACGATCCACTCCCTAACGCCAGTCCACTGGGCGTCCTTGTGGACCTTGCGTACAACTGGCGACTCAATGTGTGGTTTCAGCTGAAAGCGCGGAGGACGCCTCAAAGAGCGCCGCATATTTTGATAATCGCATCGGCTGACTTTTCTCCGCTGTGGAGCGCCTATAAAGAAACGGCCATGAGAGCGGAAGGCATCGTCCCCTACTGGAATAGGTTCCACGATGCTTTCGCGGCGCATCAGCCCCGAcgcagtgaggaagaaattgaaaaaatCGAGAATGTCGAGCAGAACGTGCTTGCCGAGCTCCACCAAGTTTTTGATAAAGATGTAGCCGCACCTTGTGAGTTCTTGCTAAAAGACATAGCAAGTATTACGACTAATTTGTCGTCACAGCGATGGATAGAAGAGCTAAACGCGAACGCACGGGTGCATGGTGGTTACGGTCTGTCAGATCGCATCGTTGCAAGCGACGTGGCCCTCCTAGAGGCTGTGGGCAAGCTATTTTCCAAGTTCGACAGGCGTTCGCTGTTACTGCATATTTCCTGGTTTTTCATTCAAGCCTTTGCTCCACTTGAACACCGCAGCCTTCTGCCGATAAGCACGGAAGGTACTTGGCATTCCATGGAGAGGCGTCGCAGGCTCTGCTCCACACGAGTTGAAATGTCGTACAAGGTGCTCATCAGATCACTCGTGGCTCTTACAATTTTTACGGCACAGTCCAGAAAGGCAATCAGTGGCTATCTTGGCCTTGTGACGCAGCTGGCGCGGAACAAAATGTCCGCTCTTTCCTGGTTCGCTGATGAATCGTTCACGCGTGCCGCATCGTCGAAGTTTCAGAGCAGCACAGTAGTCCTATGGCCACCCAAAGACTTACTAACCGACGAAGGCCTGACCGCCATGTACGCCAATTTCTCGGCCAACGAGGTCTCCGTGGTCGAGCACTGGGTGAATGGCATGAAAGCCAAACGTGCCCTGCGAAAGCAACCAAAATACGAAGAGGTCCAGGATTACCCACTAAGCTTTATGCAGCCGCTGTTTCGGTATGACTATATCATGAACAGAGTGCTCATATCGGCGGCAGCTCTGCGCATGCCTGCGTACTCGGGGCAAGGCACAAAAGCAATGCTTTATGGCGGGCTGGGTTTCTCGTACGCTTTACAGCTGGTGAAGGCTTTAGACCCAGGAGGTCTCAGAGTGGACGCTGACGGAAATGTCCACTCGTGGGCTCCAAAGGGGTGGAGTGAAGCGATCGCCAACAGGTCGACCTTGTGCCATGGGTTGTCTTCAGGCAAGAGTCTCTTTCCGGAAGTTCCGGCGCTAGAAGTGGCACACGCCGCTTACGAGATGGCACCTGGTGATACGCCGCATCCCGGCCGCGTAACCATGGCGTTCAACGAGGACCAAGTGTTCTTCATCACTGTCTGCCTCAGCCTTTGCAACCTGTCGCCAACC
- the LOC135917793 gene encoding neprilysin-like isoform X3, whose product MQASPRDPTNVSSRRLPKGTRSSRKFATSRSKMERLKTASAAKVPGDRTAAATDRSKTSKAPTSPAPPREHRDRPAAPTENRIALNFEPTRVSFTSGPAPESHGHPSESLLQATVRPLPGGEQDPPQGGGVATTGQAPPYPRKSTVGVDSMGPRRSKRKRAAESCSHSGKTKLTHLQRKLANAASAEPAAVGPRAVLAMAVACLATVLVITALVAYIRSTLHPWHQERDDGMCRNPPCRGYAQLFLVNVNWTVNPCSDFEAYVCSKWKPSSDPYAYGSALATYAIQEWFNVFHTMIVEGPKHFAAARKAQAMFEACLTNSTANGSSAALLRQFMLERKIPWPDDPLPNASPLGVLVDLAYNWRLNVWFQLKARRTPQRAPHILIIASADFSPLWSAYKETAMRAEGIVPYWNRFHDAFAAHQPRRSEEEIEKIENVEQNVLAELHQVFDKDVAAPCEFLLKDIASITTNLSSQRWIEELNANARVHGGYGLSDRIVASDVALLEAVGKLFSKFDRRSLLLHISWFFIQAFAPLEHRSLLPISTEGTWHSMERRRRLCSTRVEMSYKVLIRSLVALTIFTAQSRKAISGYLGLVTQLARNKMSALSWFADESFTRAASSKFQSSTVVLWPPKDLLTDEGLTAMYANFSANEVSVVEHWVNGMKAKRALRKQPKYEEVQDYPLSFMQPLFRYDYIMNRVLISAAALRMPAYSGQGTKAMLYGGLGFSYALQLVKALDPGGLRVDADGNVHSWAPKGWSEAIANRSTLCHGLSSGKSLFPEVPALEVAHAAYEMAPGDTPHPGRVTMAFNEDQVFFITVCLSLCNLSPTFGSIRGDCNKAVANFANFARAFKCAPRDPMNPETRCSFFN is encoded by the exons GGCTTCCGAAAGGGACCAGGTCGTCCCGAAAGTTCGCCACTTCGCGCAGCAAGATGGAGCGGCTGAAGACGGCCTCCGCCGCGAAGGTGCCCGGCGACCGCACTGCAGCGGCAACGGACCGCAGCAAGACGAGCAAGGCGCCGACTTCCCCGGCCCCGCCCAGAGAACATCGCGACAGACCCGCGGCGCCCACCGAGAACCGCATCGCGCTGAACTTTGAACCAACGAGGGTGTCGTTCACGAGTGGGCCTGCGCCCGAGTCACACGGCCACCCTAGCGAGTCTTTACTCCAGGCGACCGTACGGCCTCTACCAG GCGGCGAACAGGATCCACCTCAAGGAGGTGGGGTGGCGACCACCGGGCAGGCGCCTCCTTACCCGAGAAAATCGACCGTTGGCGTGGACAGCATGGGGCCGCGGCGAAGCAAGAGGAAGAGAGCGGCAGAGTCC tGTTCGCACTCTGGAAAAACAAAGCTTACGCATTTGCAACGAAAG CTTGCAAATGCGGCATCTGCCGAACCGGCTGCCGTCGGTCCACGGGCAGTGTTGGCCATGGCTGTGGCATGCTTGGCAACGGTGCTGGTGATCACCGCACTGGTGGCCTACATAAGATCGACGCTTCATCCGTGGCACCAGGAGCGGGACGACGGCATGTGTCGAAACCCTCCGTGCCGTGGCTATGCGCAACTCTTTTTGGTGAACGTCAACTGGACGGTGAATCCGTGCAGCGACTTCGAGGCGTACGTCTGCTCCAAGTGGAAGCCATCGAGCGACCCTTATGCATACGGCTCGGCCCTGGCCACGTACGCTATCCAGGAGTGGTTTAACGTGTTCCACACAATGATCGTCGAAGGCCCCAAACATTTTGCGGCCGCAAGGAAGGCGCAGGCAATGTTCGAGGCCTGTCTTACCAACAGCACCGCTAACGGGTCTTCGGCGGCGTTGTTGAGGCAGTTCATGCTCGAAAGAAAGATACCGTGGCCGGACGATCCACTCCCTAACGCCAGTCCACTGGGCGTCCTTGTGGACCTTGCGTACAACTGGCGACTCAATGTGTGGTTTCAGCTGAAAGCGCGGAGGACGCCTCAAAGAGCGCCGCATATTTTGATAATCGCATCGGCTGACTTTTCTCCGCTGTGGAGCGCCTATAAAGAAACGGCCATGAGAGCGGAAGGCATCGTCCCCTACTGGAATAGGTTCCACGATGCTTTCGCGGCGCATCAGCCCCGAcgcagtgaggaagaaattgaaaaaatCGAGAATGTCGAGCAGAACGTGCTTGCCGAGCTCCACCAAGTTTTTGATAAAGATGTAGCCGCACCTTGTGAGTTCTTGCTAAAAGACATAGCAAGTATTACGACTAATTTGTCGTCACAGCGATGGATAGAAGAGCTAAACGCGAACGCACGGGTGCATGGTGGTTACGGTCTGTCAGATCGCATCGTTGCAAGCGACGTGGCCCTCCTAGAGGCTGTGGGCAAGCTATTTTCCAAGTTCGACAGGCGTTCGCTGTTACTGCATATTTCCTGGTTTTTCATTCAAGCCTTTGCTCCACTTGAACACCGCAGCCTTCTGCCGATAAGCACGGAAGGTACTTGGCATTCCATGGAGAGGCGTCGCAGGCTCTGCTCCACACGAGTTGAAATGTCGTACAAGGTGCTCATCAGATCACTCGTGGCTCTTACAATTTTTACGGCACAGTCCAGAAAGGCAATCAGTGGCTATCTTGGCCTTGTGACGCAGCTGGCGCGGAACAAAATGTCCGCTCTTTCCTGGTTCGCTGATGAATCGTTCACGCGTGCCGCATCGTCGAAGTTTCAGAGCAGCACAGTAGTCCTATGGCCACCCAAAGACTTACTAACCGACGAAGGCCTGACCGCCATGTACGCCAATTTCTCGGCCAACGAGGTCTCCGTGGTCGAGCACTGGGTGAATGGCATGAAAGCCAAACGTGCCCTGCGAAAGCAACCAAAATACGAAGAGGTCCAGGATTACCCACTAAGCTTTATGCAGCCGCTGTTTCGGTATGACTATATCATGAACAGAGTGCTCATATCGGCGGCAGCTCTGCGCATGCCTGCGTACTCGGGGCAAGGCACAAAAGCAATGCTTTATGGCGGGCTGGGTTTCTCGTACGCTTTACAGCTGGTGAAGGCTTTAGACCCAGGAGGTCTCAGAGTGGACGCTGACGGAAATGTCCACTCGTGGGCTCCAAAGGGGTGGAGTGAAGCGATCGCCAACAGGTCGACCTTGTGCCATGGGTTGTCTTCAGGCAAGAGTCTCTTTCCGGAAGTTCCGGCGCTAGAAGTGGCACACGCCGCTTACGAGATGGCACCTGGTGATACGCCGCATCCCGGCCGCGTAACCATGGCGTTCAACGAGGACCAAGTGTTCTTCATCACTGTCTGCCTCAGCCTTTGCAACCTGTCGCCAACC